A region of Arabidopsis thaliana chromosome 5, partial sequence DNA encodes the following proteins:
- the TRS120 gene encoding TRS120 (TRS120; CONTAINS InterPro DOMAIN/s: Transport protein Trs120 (InterPro:IPR013935); Has 1807 Blast hits to 1807 proteins in 277 species: Archae - 0; Bacteria - 0; Metazoa - 736; Fungi - 347; Plants - 385; Viruses - 0; Other Eukaryotes - 339 (source: NCBI BLink).), with protein sequence MEPDVSIETLSIIRIAVLPIGTIPPTLLRDYHSMLLRHHTIALSAISSFYTEHQKSPFTNQPWDSGSLRFKFVLGGSPPSPWEDFQSNRKMLAVIGLCHCPSSPDLDSVTEKFNVACKSYSSALVRRCFAFSPGDSQLEDGDKKGENLILFPPSDKQTQEFHLQTMMQDIAASLLMEFEKWVLQAESAGTILKTPLDSQASLNSEEVIKAKKRRLGRAQKTIGDYSLLAGSPVDANAHYSTALELARLTGDYFWYAGALEGSVCALLVDRMGQRDVALEDEVRYRYTNVILHYRKSFIQEIAQRVSPLSFELEATLKLARFLCRRELAKEVVELLTNAADGAKSLIDASDRLILYVEVARLFGALGYQRKAAFFCRQVAQLYLQQDNRLAAISAMQVLSMTTDAYRIQSRASMSKVSVNNETGRLPDAGKMHHHSIVSLFESHWSTLQMVVLREILLSAVRAGDPLAAWSAAARLLRWHYPLITPSGQNGLANSLANSADRLPSGTRCADPALPFVRLFSFPLHSSQVDIVKRNPAREDWWTGSAPSGPFIYTPFSKGDANESSKQELIWVVGEPVQVLVELANPCCFDLRIDSIYLSAHSSNFDAFPVSVDIPPNSAKVITLSGIPTAVGPVTIPGCTVHCFGVITEHVFRDVDNLLLGAAQGLVFSDPFRSCGSAKLRHVFVPNISVAPPLPLLVANVVGGDGAIILYEGEIREVCINFANAGTVPIVQAHVSLSGKNQDAVISIADEALQSALPLKPGAQVTLPVTLKAWHVGPTDSDNTMSSGRNAAGNTGRPKDGTSPSLLIHYAGPLSNNGDSQEKESIVPPGRRLVVPLQICVLQGLSFVKARLLSMEIPAHVSDNLRDEDIERESNADSLVKINPFRGSWGLRFLELELSNPTDVVFEISVFVQLENSAKEDDSSPVQDSPEYEYPKTRIDRDYSARVLIPLEHFKLPVLDGSFFTKDPPPGSPSSSRNPSFSEKNTKAEINTLIKNLISKIKVRWQSGRNSSGELDIKDAIQTALQTTVMDVLLPDPLTFGFRLVRNGLEKDPETKAESPFSKGSVLSHEVTPMEVLVRNNTSEAIKLNLSVTCRDVAGQNCTEGADATVLWAGALSGISMEVAPLQEARHCFSLFFLVPGEYTMVAAAVIEDANNVLRARAGTASPNEPIFCRGPPFHVCVAGGAL encoded by the exons ATGGAACCTGACGTCAGTATCGAGACTTTGTCGATCATTCGGATCGCCGTCCTTCCGATCGGCACTATTCCGCCGACGCTTCTCCGGGACTACCACTCGATGCTGCTCCGTCATCACACGATCGCGCTCTCAGCTATTAGCTCTTTCTACACTGAACATCAGAAATCTCCATTCACGAATCAGCCGTGGGATTCCGGCTCTCTCCGGTTCAAATTTGTGCTTGGTGGTTCTCCTCCGAGTCCTTGGGAGGATTTTCAGTCTAATCGGAAGATGCTCGCCGTGATCGGCCTTTGCCACTGTCCCTCGTCCCCTGATCTTGATTCTGTCACTGAAAAATTCAATGTCGCTTGTAAGAGTTATTCCTCGGCTCTTGTCCGGCGCTGCTTCGCTTTCTCCCCTGGCGATTCGCAA CTTGAAGATGGAGACAAGAAGggtgaaaatttgattttgtttcctccATCTGACAAGCAAACTCAGGAGTTTCATTTACAAACAATGATGCAAGACATTGCCGCTTCGCTGTTAATGGAATTTGAGAAGTGGGTTCTTCAGGCAGAATCTGCTGGCACAATTTTGAAGACGCCTTTGGATTCCCAAGCTAGTCTCAACTCAGAGGAG GTTATTAAGGCCAAAAAGCGTAGGCTGGGACGTGCACAAAAAACTATAGGAGACTATTCCTTGTTGGCTGGTTCACCTGTTGATGCCAATGCTCATTATTCTACTGCTCTGGAACTGGCCAGATTGACTGGAGATTACTTCTGGTATGCCGGTGCCTTGGAAGGCAGTGTTTGTGCCTTACTG GTAGATCGGATGGGTCAACGTGATGTGGCTTTAGAAGATGAAGTTAGATATCGATACACTAATGTTATCTTGCACTACAGAAAGTCATTTATTCAAGAAATTGCTCAGAG AGTTTCGCCCCTAAGCTTTGAACTCGAAGCTACCCTTAAGCTGGCCAGATTCCTTTGCAG GAGGGAACTGGCTAAGGAAGTAGTAGAGCTATTAACAAATGCAGCTGATGGTGCAAAGTCTTTAATTGATGCCAGTGATAGGCTCATATTATATGTTGAAGTAGCGCGTTTATTTGGAGCCCTTGGTTATCAACGGAAAGCAGCCTTCTTCTGTAGGCAGGTCGCCCAATTGTATTTGCAGCAAGACAATCGATTGGCTGCTATCAGTGCCATGCAAGTTCTCTCTATGACAACTGATGCATACAGAATTCAAAGTAGGGCATCCATGTCAAAAGTGTCGGTTAACAAT GAAACTGGGCGCCTACCTGACGCTGGGAAAATGCATCATCATTCCATTGTCTCCCTGTTCGAGTCCCATTGGAGCACTTTGCAGATGGTTGTGCTTAGGGAGATACTCCTCTCTGCTGTTCGTGCTGGAGATCCCTTAGCTGCATGGAGTGCTGCAGCTAGGCTTCTGAGGTGGCATTATCCTCTAATTACACCTTCAGGTCAAAATGGACTTGCTAATTCCCTTGCAAATTCAGCGGATAGATTACCTTCTGGAACTCGCTGTGCTGACCCTGCCTTGCCTTTTGTAAG GCTATTCTCTTTCCCACTCCATTCCTCCCAAGTGGACATCGTAAAACGCAATCCAGCAAGAGAAGATTGGTGGACAGGCTCTGCTCCTTCTGGGCCATTTATTTACACTCCTTTCAGCAAAGGAGATGCCAACGAAAGTAGCAAGCAGGAATTGATTTGGGTGGTCGGTGAACCAGTTCAGGTCTTAGTGGAGTTAGCAAATCCTTGTTGCTTCGATTTGCGGATTGATAGTATTTATCTCTCAGCTCACTCGAGTAACTTTGATGCGTTTCCTGTCAGTGTGGACATTCCCCCTAACTCTGCAAAAGTGATCACATTATCTGGTATTCCAACAGCTGTAGGACCAGTGACAATTCCAGGCTGCACAGTTCACTGCTTTGGTGTAATCACTGAACATGTGTTCAGGGATGTTGACAATCTGCTTCTTGGAGCAGCACAAGGACTTGTATTTTCTGACCCTTTCAGATCCTGCGGATCTGCAAAGCTACGACATGTATTTGTTCCTAACATATCAGTTGCTCCTCCATTGCCCCTCCTTGTGGCTAATGTTGTGGGTGGTGATGGTGCAATTATTCTGTATGAAGGTGAAATTCGGGAGGTGTGTATAAATTTTGCAAATGCTGGCACAGTTCCAATAGTACAGGCACATGTCTCGCTCTCTGGAAAGAATCAGGATGCTGTTATCTCGATCGCAGATGAAGCTTTACAGTCTGCTCTTCCCTTGAAACCTGGGGCACAAGTGACTCTGCCTGTGACTTTAAAAGCTTGGCATGTGGGTCCAACTGATTCTGACAATACTATGAGCAGTGGCAGGAATGCTGCGGGTAACACAGGAAGACCAAAAGACGGAACCAGTCCATCATTGCTTATTCACTACGCAG GGCCATTGTCTAACAATGGGGATTcccaagaaaaagaatctaTCGTGCCACCGGGCAGACGGCTTGTTGTTCCCTTACAAATTTGTGTTTTGCAAGGTTTGTCGTTTGTGAAAGCTCGTTTGCTTTCCATGGAAATCCCTGCACATGTGAGTGACAACCTTCGGGATGAAGACATTGAAAGAGAGAGCAATGCAGACAGCCTTGTCAAGATCAATCCCTTTAGGGGAAGCTGGGGACTACGGTTTCTTGAACTTGAGTTATCTAACCCAACAGATGTTGTTTTTGAAATCAGCGTCTTCGTTCAGCTGGAAAACTCTGCCAAGGAAGATGATTCTTCACCAGTACAAGATTCTCCAGAGTATGAATACCCGAAAACAAGAATCGACCGGGACTATTCTGCTAGGGTACTGATTCCATTGGAGCATTTTAAGCTACCGGTTCTTGATGGTTCATTCTTCACAAAGGACCCTCCACCTGGTAGCCCTTCAAGTAGTAGAAATCCGAGCTTCTCAGAGAAGAACACGAAAGCTGAGATAAACACATTGATCAAGAATCTCATCTCTAAGATAAAAGTTCGGTGGCAATCAGGAAGGAACAGCTCAGGAGAACTGGACATCAAGGATGCAATTCAGACAGCTCTCCAGACGACTGTGATGGATGTTTTGCTCCCAGATCCGCTAACATTTGGTTTCAGACTGGTCAGAAACGGTCTGGAGAAGGATCCTGAGACAAAGGCTGAGTCCCCATTTTCAAAGGGATCTGTTCTGTCACATGAAGTCACTCCTATGGAGGTTCTGGTCCGCAATAACACTAGCGAAGCTATCAAGTTGAATCTAAGTGTTACTTGCAGAGATGTAGCTGGACAGAACTGCACTGAAGGAGCTGATGCCACTGTCCTCTGGGCTG GTGCTCTTAGTGGAATCTCAATGGAAGTAGCGCCGCTGCAAGAAGCAAGACACTGTTTCTCACTCTTCTTCCTTGTTCCAGGAGAGTACACGATGGTAGCAGCTGCTGTAATTGAAGACGCTAACAATGTACTCAGAGCACGAGCAGGAACTGCTTCTCCAAACGAACCCATCTTCTGTCGTGGACCGCCTTTTCATGTCTGTGTAGCTGGAGGTGCACTGTGA